The Sediminispirochaeta smaragdinae DSM 11293 genome has a segment encoding these proteins:
- a CDS encoding outer membrane lipoprotein-sorting protein, with product MGHVRKLFILAMLVNFIFHLSAQEALTAKQIQQRSIDATRVDGTEAISTLTIINEKGEMRIRKMATVTKLYDNGSLEKKLVRFIAPADVEGTGFLTFDHADSDDEKWMYLPALRKTRRIVSSENAKSFMGSEFSYADMSIPTVEDFAYRLLTDEIVGGEPCWSIEITPNDEDIEDEYGFSKKISYISTHDFVLRKAVYFDRYGEEEKVMEVKAVREIDPQKHTYRMMEIEMTNVQDNRRSILTIDQIQFNPSIPDDYFTTRYLAR from the coding sequence ATGGGACATGTGAGAAAATTATTCATTCTGGCGATGCTTGTAAATTTCATCTTTCATCTGTCGGCACAGGAAGCCCTTACGGCAAAACAAATTCAGCAGCGGTCCATCGATGCAACCCGCGTCGACGGTACGGAAGCGATATCGACACTCACCATTATTAATGAGAAAGGAGAAATGAGAATAAGAAAGATGGCAACCGTTACCAAACTATACGATAACGGGAGCCTGGAAAAAAAGCTCGTACGGTTCATCGCTCCTGCCGACGTAGAAGGTACGGGTTTTCTTACCTTTGACCACGCCGATTCGGATGATGAAAAATGGATGTACCTCCCCGCCCTCCGTAAGACGCGGAGAATTGTCAGCTCGGAAAACGCAAAAAGCTTTATGGGGTCTGAATTTTCCTATGCAGATATGTCGATCCCGACGGTTGAAGACTTCGCCTACCGACTGCTGACCGATGAAATCGTTGGAGGGGAGCCATGCTGGAGTATCGAGATAACCCCGAATGACGAAGATATTGAGGACGAATATGGGTTTTCAAAAAAGATCTCATACATCAGTACACATGATTTTGTTCTCAGGAAAGCCGTCTATTTCGATCGATACGGTGAAGAAGAAAAAGTGATGGAAGTAAAGGCAGTCAGGGAAATCGATCCTCAAAAGCATACCTACAGGATGATGGAGATTGAAATGACGAATGTGCAGGACAACCGGAGGTCTATTTTAACGATCGACCAAATTCAATTTAACCCGTCGATACCGGACGACTACTTTACAACAAGATATTTGGCAAGATAG
- a CDS encoding efflux RND transporter permease subunit produces MEKLSRFVIKWKWLFIIAFLVATVCMGVQMKNIHFNPDMLTYLPDDMPARANQKKIEELFGGTDMVMVVLKTDDVVNAETLKRVREISHEMKKIKGIEKVMSLFDTKQVRNEDDAMIVDPAVKKIPKSSKEIQEIKEELSANDLVYGSVVSKDFTTTAVIGMLEPGIPDKSVVEPLEKLIQKIPGNEETFLGGSPYLRVQTSTSMQHDITHLLPFGILLMLLFLFVSFRQIRGVWTSSLVVFMSIFVVFGSIPLFHWDFTVVTIILPVLLLAVANDYGIHMFTHYQDDNNPGNTLTKQEISSRMMTSLGKPIIIAGLTTIAGLFCMLGHILIPARQMGILGGIGIGFALLASLLFIPAVSATLPKIKPLPDRKRNAVGMVKLLDTISTVVTEHPRRIVSCFIVITAIVFLGITKLSVNTNPTDLYPDGHPAKESSKVINDELGGFFPLSIVFEGDIKDPVLLQRIDKIEKTIKEMPEVGTTQSIATVTRQISRALNSPDDPDYDKIPDSYNAVSQYFELYLMSGDPDDLEKMVDFSFRKAMILIRFKELNTPIIRKVVREIKELVKDDPNVALIGGNADVFSSMDKEIVHGQFRSLGLSLLIVCIIIALAFRSLKAAFLQIVPLVFAMMFLFGIMGFTGIELNYTTALLSSIMIGVGIDYTIHLFWKYREEIRNGMEREKAATCAITTTGRGIIYNALSVIIGFASLLVSSFLTVRFFGLLMILIIFACLAGGLILVPAICMFLRPDFLKRRSKRETISGGVSWDM; encoded by the coding sequence ATGGAAAAGCTTTCACGATTTGTCATCAAATGGAAATGGTTATTCATTATCGCATTTCTTGTTGCTACAGTATGTATGGGTGTTCAAATGAAGAATATCCATTTTAACCCGGACATGCTCACCTATCTTCCGGATGATATGCCGGCACGAGCCAATCAGAAAAAGATCGAAGAACTCTTCGGCGGGACGGATATGGTGATGGTAGTCTTGAAAACAGATGATGTAGTAAATGCCGAGACCCTTAAGAGAGTGAGAGAGATTTCTCATGAGATGAAGAAAATAAAGGGAATCGAAAAAGTCATGTCGCTATTTGACACAAAACAGGTGAGGAACGAAGACGATGCAATGATCGTCGACCCGGCAGTAAAGAAAATACCAAAGTCATCGAAAGAGATACAAGAGATAAAGGAAGAGCTTTCCGCCAATGATCTTGTATACGGGAGTGTTGTTTCAAAAGATTTTACGACGACAGCCGTCATTGGGATGCTCGAACCAGGGATACCGGACAAATCGGTTGTAGAACCCTTGGAAAAACTCATACAAAAAATTCCGGGCAATGAAGAGACATTTCTGGGTGGTAGTCCCTATCTTCGAGTGCAGACATCCACCAGCATGCAACACGATATAACACATCTTCTTCCCTTTGGAATCCTTTTAATGCTACTGTTCCTCTTCGTTAGTTTTAGACAGATACGAGGGGTCTGGACATCTTCGCTGGTAGTCTTTATGTCCATCTTCGTCGTATTCGGCTCCATCCCCTTGTTTCACTGGGACTTTACCGTTGTAACGATCATTCTGCCGGTTCTCCTTTTAGCCGTTGCAAACGATTACGGCATCCACATGTTTACCCATTATCAGGATGACAATAATCCCGGTAATACCCTTACGAAGCAGGAAATTTCAAGCCGTATGATGACCAGCCTGGGGAAACCCATCATCATTGCAGGCTTGACAACAATCGCAGGTTTGTTTTGTATGCTCGGCCATATCCTCATCCCCGCCCGGCAAATGGGGATTCTCGGGGGAATCGGCATCGGATTCGCTTTGCTGGCCAGTCTGCTTTTCATCCCCGCCGTAAGCGCGACACTCCCCAAAATCAAACCGCTGCCAGATAGAAAACGCAATGCCGTAGGAATGGTAAAACTTCTGGATACGATAAGCACGGTGGTTACCGAACACCCTCGCAGGATCGTTTCCTGCTTTATCGTCATCACCGCTATCGTTTTCCTCGGCATAACAAAACTATCGGTAAACACAAATCCTACCGACCTTTATCCCGACGGACATCCGGCAAAGGAATCATCAAAGGTAATCAACGACGAGCTTGGAGGATTTTTTCCCCTTTCGATTGTGTTTGAAGGTGATATCAAGGACCCCGTCCTCTTACAACGGATCGACAAAATCGAAAAAACAATAAAAGAGATGCCCGAAGTGGGTACGACGCAATCCATAGCAACCGTAACACGTCAAATCAGCAGGGCCCTGAATAGCCCCGATGATCCCGATTACGACAAAATACCAGACTCCTACAATGCCGTTTCCCAATATTTCGAACTTTACCTGATGAGTGGGGATCCAGACGATCTGGAAAAAATGGTGGATTTCTCTTTTCGGAAAGCAATGATCCTTATTCGATTCAAGGAACTGAATACCCCAATTATACGCAAAGTCGTCAGAGAGATCAAAGAGCTGGTGAAAGACGACCCAAATGTTGCCTTGATAGGAGGAAATGCCGATGTCTTTTCCTCCATGGATAAAGAAATTGTCCACGGCCAATTTCGATCCCTTGGCCTTTCGCTTCTGATAGTATGTATCATTATCGCCCTCGCCTTTCGATCGCTGAAAGCGGCATTCCTCCAGATTGTTCCCCTGGTATTCGCTATGATGTTCCTCTTCGGTATCATGGGCTTCACAGGAATTGAGCTCAACTATACCACTGCACTGCTGTCGTCGATCATGATCGGTGTCGGTATCGACTATACCATTCACCTATTCTGGAAATATCGGGAGGAAATACGGAACGGGATGGAACGTGAAAAAGCGGCCACCTGCGCGATTACAACGACAGGACGAGGAATCATATACAACGCTCTTTCGGTCATCATCGGATTTGCTTCGTTATTAGTATCTTCCTTTCTCACCGTGCGTTTCTTCGGCCTGTTGATGATCCTTATTATCTTTGCCTGCCTTGCCGGGGGATTAATATTGGTACCGGCAATCTGTATGTTCCTGCGTCCCGATTTTCTGAAACGCAGAAGTAAACGGGAAACTATATCAGGAGGTGTTTCATGGGACATGTGA
- a CDS encoding DUF1302 family protein codes for MPESGHAQSLFDSAVSGDRISTTEQPALQQKGTVQTGIFATDDELTSVYAMGVVKCEVSANEDISAYLELRFRGASEDEENNEFTLREGYVNLRFDTIDLRIGRQIVVWGRADGINPSNNITPLDYTVISPDEDDKKLANFLVKSTYYAAPFSLEVDWVPVAKSSILPFEDVTLPTGVEWAEASNPDSNWDNGSIGLKLDLLGTAFEGSLSYYDGYAKTPGITYAGSQLYTEQFRTRIIGSDFSTSIGSFGFRGECAYSFPYKDSNQTFSIPCSELQYIVGIDRSWRNFSCIAQYIGKYVKDLETHSLSDSSLEEIARWNRMIFSQQETWQHSVSLRPSVTLFHEEVKCELLALANLSTEETYVQPKVTYALYDAVNLICGAQLYYGPDDTLYGYMSDDRSAVFCEIQLSF; via the coding sequence ATGCCTGAAAGCGGACACGCACAGAGTCTCTTCGATAGCGCGGTTTCCGGGGACCGGATCTCAACAACTGAACAACCGGCACTACAGCAAAAGGGAACAGTTCAAACAGGGATATTCGCAACAGACGATGAATTGACGAGTGTATATGCCATGGGAGTGGTGAAATGTGAAGTATCGGCAAACGAGGATATTTCCGCGTATCTCGAACTTCGGTTCCGCGGGGCATCGGAAGATGAAGAGAACAACGAGTTTACTCTGCGCGAAGGCTATGTCAATCTTCGTTTCGATACAATTGATCTACGTATTGGACGACAGATTGTCGTATGGGGAAGAGCCGACGGGATCAATCCCAGCAACAATATAACACCCCTCGATTATACCGTTATCTCCCCCGATGAAGACGACAAAAAACTCGCGAACTTTCTCGTAAAGAGTACCTATTATGCAGCCCCTTTTTCACTGGAGGTCGATTGGGTTCCGGTGGCGAAATCATCCATACTGCCCTTCGAAGATGTAACGCTTCCCACCGGTGTCGAATGGGCAGAAGCAAGCAATCCCGATTCAAACTGGGACAATGGCTCCATCGGCTTGAAACTCGACCTTTTGGGAACGGCCTTTGAGGGATCGTTATCCTATTACGATGGATATGCAAAAACCCCGGGAATTACCTATGCGGGAAGCCAGCTGTACACAGAGCAATTTCGTACCCGCATTATCGGTTCCGATTTTTCGACAAGTATAGGTTCTTTCGGATTCCGAGGCGAATGCGCCTACTCTTTCCCCTATAAAGATTCTAACCAGACATTTTCCATTCCCTGTAGCGAACTTCAGTACATCGTGGGGATTGACCGATCGTGGAGGAATTTCAGTTGCATAGCCCAATACATCGGGAAATATGTCAAGGATTTGGAAACCCATTCCCTTTCCGACAGCAGCCTTGAAGAGATCGCCCGATGGAACAGGATGATCTTCTCACAGCAGGAAACCTGGCAGCATTCGGTTTCACTGCGCCCCTCGGTAACACTCTTCCATGAAGAGGTGAAATGCGAACTACTGGCACTGGCGAATCTCAGTACCGAAGAAACCTATGTACAGCCGAAAGTCACCTACGCCCTCTACGATGCGGTCAATCTCATCTGCGGGGCACAACTCTACTATGGACCGGACGATACCTTGTACGGCTACATGTCGGATGACAGGAGTGCCGTTTTCTGCGAAATACAGCTCTCGTTTTGA
- a CDS encoding TetR/AcrR family transcriptional regulator, protein MRILHAAVESFYVDGFAKSKMKTIAEHATIPVGLVYSYYKSKKDLLDAVVMPVYRKITTLLRNESAGNNDTHYFFETEIPFLIDLLETDRKQAVILIDKCAGTKYEAAKDEFINLAKTHIKNYITSKKVTDMEVKDDLFHHMLATNLMESFFEITRHYKDAEWAKKMIALLAQYHFYGLEGL, encoded by the coding sequence ATGAGAATTCTACATGCTGCCGTTGAATCCTTTTACGTGGATGGATTCGCAAAGTCTAAAATGAAAACGATAGCAGAGCATGCAACCATTCCGGTCGGCCTTGTATATAGCTACTACAAAAGCAAGAAAGATCTTTTGGATGCCGTTGTCATGCCTGTTTATCGTAAAATAACGACACTGCTCCGTAATGAGTCTGCAGGAAATAACGACACACACTATTTTTTCGAAACAGAAATTCCCTTTTTAATCGACCTGCTGGAAACCGACAGAAAGCAAGCGGTTATTCTGATCGACAAATGCGCCGGTACCAAATATGAAGCGGCAAAGGATGAGTTTATTAATCTTGCAAAAACTCATATCAAAAACTATATCACGAGCAAAAAAGTAACGGACATGGAGGTGAAGGATGATCTATTCCATCATATGCTGGCAACCAACTTAATGGAAAGTTTCTTTGAGATTACCAGACATTACAAAGATGCAGAATGGGCAAAAAAGATGATTGCGCTCTTGGCTCAGTATCATTTTTACGGACTTGAAGGGCTGTAA
- a CDS encoding ADP-ribosylglycohydrolase family protein yields MIDKAAGCLIGSAIGDAMGMPASFMSPDTIRHVYGRIDDFLTPASQQTAHGGLHQAEVTDDTEESLIISEVLCEAKGFDEALFIHKMKQWAIEKKMLESTVIGPSTRKFLETIIAGGDYQKAAEGGDTNGGAMRVAPVGIFFHGRPQACLKAAIASALPSHGSKPAVAATAAVAVAVALATEGGYTPQQIIEAAAGAAEEGEAAGHDIPAPSVSVRIRLAKRIVEENTHRPLSDIAYLLYQHIGAGMKSYESIPLSLGVFYAAQGGFRDGLITVINIGDDADTNGAITGALCGAFSGLSAIPDGWQERIGRENGIDFRSLAERLLLIE; encoded by the coding sequence ATGATTGATAAAGCCGCCGGGTGCCTCATCGGCTCAGCCATAGGAGATGCCATGGGCATGCCTGCCTCTTTCATGTCCCCGGATACGATACGACATGTCTATGGCCGGATTGACGATTTTCTCACTCCCGCAAGCCAGCAGACCGCCCACGGCGGGCTTCATCAAGCCGAGGTGACCGACGATACCGAAGAGAGCCTCATCATCTCCGAGGTACTTTGCGAGGCAAAGGGTTTCGACGAGGCACTTTTCATACATAAAATGAAACAGTGGGCAATAGAGAAGAAGATGCTCGAAAGCACGGTTATCGGCCCCAGCACAAGAAAATTTCTCGAGACGATCATAGCCGGAGGAGATTATCAAAAGGCGGCGGAGGGGGGGGACACCAACGGCGGGGCCATGCGCGTCGCTCCTGTCGGCATCTTTTTTCACGGTAGACCCCAAGCGTGCCTTAAAGCCGCCATCGCTTCCGCCCTGCCCTCCCACGGAAGCAAGCCTGCGGTTGCCGCAACGGCAGCCGTTGCCGTTGCCGTTGCCCTTGCCACAGAAGGGGGCTATACGCCACAGCAGATTATTGAGGCGGCCGCCGGAGCTGCAGAAGAGGGAGAGGCTGCCGGACATGACATCCCGGCTCCTTCGGTAAGCGTCAGAATCAGGTTGGCAAAACGAATCGTGGAAGAAAACACGCATCGTCCACTTTCCGATATTGCCTATCTTCTCTACCAGCATATAGGTGCGGGCATGAAAAGCTACGAGTCGATTCCTCTTTCCCTCGGCGTTTTTTATGCCGCACAGGGAGGCTTTCGCGACGGCCTGATTACCGTCATTAATATCGGTGACGATGCCGACACCAATGGGGCCATAACAGGCGCACTGTGCGGGGCCTTCTCCGGTCTATCTGCCATTCCCGATGGCTGGCAGGAAAGAATCGGCAGAGAAAATGGCATAGACTTCAGGTCTCTGGCCGAACGGCTTTTGCTAATCGAATAA
- a CDS encoding carbohydrate kinase family protein, which yields MTKQDEKPIIVMGGLIRDIYLEVRHYPERGTDTLIKSAQTIPGGCALNAAVTLKNLGLNPYIVSLIGDGIEDQLLINYIRQKELPEACILRQEGAANGFSINIIDDEGERTFLTRKGSESVFRPMMISDRLRGETSLLYLTGYYLQEPEYREPILNALKRLKDGGTRILFDPGALVENIGKEVLTEILKLAFCITPNEGELKRLGTCIGVDNGIVSYLLDLGVELVIRKEGMRGVTAYTGNETLHVWPYAGKRIDTTGAGDAFASGLLYGFSVDAPLKRSLQIANGCGSLATRIWGPHGNFSLDDVELIVTNGKELRV from the coding sequence ATGACGAAACAAGATGAAAAACCGATCATTGTCATGGGCGGCTTGATACGAGACATCTACCTAGAGGTGCGCCACTATCCGGAACGCGGAACAGATACCTTAATCAAGAGTGCCCAAACCATTCCCGGGGGATGTGCTCTCAATGCCGCGGTGACCCTGAAAAATCTCGGCCTCAATCCCTACATCGTTTCCCTGATCGGAGATGGCATTGAAGATCAGCTTCTCATCAACTATATCAGGCAGAAAGAATTACCCGAAGCCTGTATCCTTCGACAAGAAGGTGCGGCAAACGGATTCTCCATAAATATCATTGATGACGAGGGCGAACGTACCTTTCTTACCCGAAAGGGTTCGGAATCGGTGTTCAGGCCTATGATGATTTCCGATCGGCTCAGGGGAGAGACATCCCTTCTTTATCTTACCGGCTATTACCTTCAGGAGCCGGAATATCGGGAGCCCATCCTCAACGCCCTGAAACGGTTGAAAGACGGCGGCACCCGCATCCTCTTCGACCCCGGGGCCCTTGTGGAAAACATTGGAAAAGAGGTGCTTACGGAAATCCTCAAACTCGCTTTTTGTATTACACCTAACGAAGGAGAATTGAAGCGTCTGGGAACGTGTATAGGCGTCGATAACGGAATTGTTTCCTATCTCCTTGATCTGGGAGTGGAGCTTGTCATACGAAAAGAGGGGATGAGAGGTGTAACGGCCTACACCGGAAATGAAACGCTGCATGTATGGCCTTATGCCGGTAAACGTATCGACACCACTGGGGCGGGAGACGCCTTTGCGTCGGGACTGCTTTACGGCTTCTCGGTAGACGCCCCGCTGAAACGCTCTCTGCAGATCGCCAACGGCTGTGGTTCCCTTGCCACCAGGATATGGGGCCCACACGGGAATTTCTCTCTTGATGATGTCGAATTGATAGTAACAAACGGAAAGGAGTTGAGAGTATGA
- a CDS encoding ABC transporter ATP-binding protein, whose protein sequence is MMAYLEVRELSKIYDGTTVLDNIGFDIEEGSFLSLLGPSGCGKTTTLRLIAGFEKPEGGSIRLNGTIINGIPTFKRNIGMVFQSYALFPHMSVEQNVSYGLEQRNHNHSEIKKKVAEALEMVRLTGYEKRKPKQLSGGQQQRVALARALVIRPSLLLLDESLSALDKKLRVEMQVELRQIQKEVGITTIFVTHDQEEALTLSDYIAVMEKGKIVQLDTPDTVYEHPKNSFVADFLGQANFFPGVVRREGNHGYLLMMDEKQYLPFRCDEFLEDGTHCTVSVRPEKITISDREEHQAIRGKIEFITYAGNLSIFRIRALGQEIKVQQQNISAGQRKFVAGDSVFLSWEPESTLILEREKE, encoded by the coding sequence ATGATGGCATATTTGGAAGTGCGAGAGCTAAGTAAAATCTACGACGGAACTACGGTGCTGGATAACATTGGTTTTGATATCGAGGAAGGATCCTTTCTATCCCTATTGGGCCCATCAGGCTGCGGAAAAACAACAACCCTGAGGTTGATAGCGGGGTTCGAAAAGCCGGAGGGGGGCAGCATCCGTTTAAACGGCACGATCATAAACGGGATACCCACCTTTAAGCGTAATATCGGCATGGTCTTCCAAAGCTACGCCCTGTTTCCCCATATGAGCGTGGAACAAAACGTCTCTTATGGTCTGGAACAGAGGAACCACAATCATAGCGAGATAAAAAAGAAGGTTGCAGAAGCCCTGGAAATGGTTCGGTTGACCGGATATGAGAAACGGAAACCGAAGCAGCTTTCGGGCGGTCAGCAGCAACGGGTTGCCCTTGCCAGGGCACTGGTGATCAGGCCGAGCCTGCTCCTTCTCGACGAAAGCCTTTCGGCTCTCGATAAAAAACTACGGGTCGAAATGCAGGTTGAACTTCGACAGATCCAGAAAGAGGTTGGAATCACGACCATCTTTGTGACCCACGACCAGGAAGAGGCTTTAACCTTGTCCGATTATATTGCCGTTATGGAAAAGGGAAAGATTGTCCAGCTTGATACACCGGATACCGTGTATGAACATCCAAAAAACAGCTTCGTCGCAGACTTCCTCGGCCAGGCAAACTTTTTTCCAGGGGTCGTAAGGCGCGAAGGAAATCATGGGTATCTGCTCATGATGGATGAAAAGCAATATCTACCTTTCCGGTGCGATGAATTTCTGGAAGACGGCACACACTGCACGGTATCGGTGCGCCCTGAAAAGATCACCATCTCGGATAGGGAAGAGCATCAGGCAATCAGAGGGAAGATCGAATTCATTACCTATGCCGGAAACCTCTCGATTTTTAGGATCAGGGCCCTTGGGCAGGAGATCAAGGTACAGCAGCAGAACATCTCTGCAGGGCAGCGAAAATTCGTTGCCGGGGACTCGGTCTTTCTCTCATGGGAACCGGAAAGCACCTTGATCTTAGAAAGGGAAAAGGAATAG
- a CDS encoding ABC transporter permease: MAKKLFGWIYTGLLLLFLYTPIIVLMVMSFNRSQYNALPIEFSLKWYKALAGNEKILQATINSLWIGAITAVLSVILATSLALGTNLAGRKTRTAMQSLVMLPLTMPWLIMGLSLLLLLRSLGLDRNFIVLLIGHLIISLPYSALVIIARVRDMGKETQEASSSLGASDWTTFYRVTLPMMLPAMLSGGFLSFMISFDNFVISYFLIPTGTTTLPMEIYSSIKFGFTPEMNAVATIILLASLSLIAVTAAVMRSSIRALFKSDKGDA; the protein is encoded by the coding sequence ATGGCTAAGAAATTGTTCGGATGGATATACACAGGCCTGCTCCTACTCTTTCTTTACACGCCGATCATCGTCCTCATGGTGATGTCCTTCAATAGGTCACAATACAACGCTCTTCCCATAGAGTTTTCCCTCAAATGGTACAAGGCCCTTGCAGGGAATGAAAAAATTCTTCAGGCAACCATCAATAGCCTCTGGATCGGAGCCATTACGGCCGTACTGTCGGTAATTCTTGCCACATCCCTGGCTCTTGGAACGAACCTTGCAGGAAGGAAGACGCGAACGGCCATGCAGTCTCTGGTTATGCTGCCGCTTACGATGCCGTGGCTGATCATGGGGCTTTCCCTTCTGTTGCTTTTGCGTAGTTTAGGCTTGGATAGGAATTTTATTGTCCTCTTGATAGGGCACTTGATTATTTCCCTCCCCTACTCGGCACTGGTCATTATTGCCCGTGTCCGGGATATGGGAAAGGAGACCCAGGAAGCATCGAGCAGCCTTGGAGCCAGCGATTGGACGACCTTTTACAGGGTCACACTTCCGATGATGCTGCCCGCCATGCTTTCCGGTGGATTTCTCTCCTTTATGATCTCTTTTGATAATTTTGTTATTTCCTATTTTCTGATTCCCACGGGTACCACAACCCTGCCGATGGAGATCTATTCTTCGATAAAGTTCGGCTTCACACCGGAGATGAACGCGGTGGCAACCATCATCCTGCTCGCTTCGCTGAGTTTAATCGCAGTCACGGCGGCGGTGATGAGATCATCAATCAGGGCACTTTTCAAAAGTGACAAGGGAGATGCATGA
- a CDS encoding ABC transporter permease, giving the protein MEKKTIFLLSPSAFMLISFAVVPLFIMFAYSFQGDDGSGFVGLANYARFFSKSFYLKLTLKTMRMSLLVTVISLLIAYPMAFILAKLIAKGKNIILMLIIIPFWSSQLIRAYSWMNLLRDGGILDIALQHVHLSSGEGLGILFTQTAVIIGLVHIFCPYMIITIYMTLEKIDDSLLEASRSLGARPITTFRRVILPLTETGIISGAILVFVPCLGSFVEPRILGGTQGSVIGTVIEDQFFEIYGWNFGSAIAFLLLVMVLASMGILSALRKRGVRING; this is encoded by the coding sequence ATGGAAAAGAAAACAATCTTTTTATTAAGCCCGTCGGCCTTCATGCTCATCAGCTTTGCCGTTGTACCGCTGTTTATCATGTTCGCATACAGCTTTCAGGGCGACGACGGCAGCGGATTTGTAGGCCTGGCGAACTATGCCAGATTTTTCAGCAAATCATTCTATCTCAAACTAACCCTCAAAACCATGAGAATGAGCCTTCTGGTTACGGTGATCAGCCTGTTGATTGCCTATCCTATGGCCTTTATTCTGGCAAAGCTCATTGCAAAGGGAAAAAACATCATTCTCATGCTCATCATTATCCCCTTCTGGTCGAGTCAACTGATTCGCGCCTATTCCTGGATGAATCTTCTCCGGGACGGAGGAATACTTGATATCGCATTGCAGCATGTGCATCTTAGCTCGGGAGAGGGATTGGGTATCCTCTTTACACAGACGGCGGTCATTATCGGGCTGGTCCATATATTCTGCCCCTATATGATCATCACCATCTACATGACCCTGGAAAAGATAGATGATTCCCTGCTGGAGGCATCACGCAGTCTCGGAGCACGGCCCATTACGACCTTCCGCCGCGTTATTCTCCCCCTCACCGAAACGGGCATCATAAGCGGCGCCATCTTGGTGTTCGTACCCTGTTTGGGCAGCTTCGTCGAGCCGAGAATTCTGGGAGGCACGCAAGGATCGGTCATAGGGACGGTCATCGAAGACCAGTTTTTCGAGATTTACGGTTGGAATTTCGGCTCGGCGATAGCCTTCCTTCTCCTTGTGATGGTACTCGCCTCAATGGGAATTCTCTCCGCCTTGCGAAAGCGGGGGGTGCGTATCAATGGCTAA
- a CDS encoding ABC transporter substrate-binding protein — translation MKAKWIAVLMSVLVSFSLYAAGSQETSKDENVLVVVNWKDYGSDSEKVIRHFEESYGCKIVHEYMASEEELLTKLRTGGIGKFDVVLPNASVLPMAINEGLIEAIDTSKLDNYGDVFAKFRQLPENSKNGKLYAVPWVWGSTAIAYNSDMIQEKVDTISVLWDQNYAGKIAFRDDYNDAVMTAAIILGQDPNHPSDLEAIKAKLIAQKPLNRTYWKTGDEFSKLFANKQIAVGMMWSGQAAAMKLNGEPIEYVIPKEGAIGWVDNWAIVKDAPHKDMAYAFINYMIGEAFQKAWVTSGGPAPVNQRVAEELDPQFVKENNLGEDAINKLFFIAYRDNSTKTEWNELWQEVKAK, via the coding sequence ATGAAAGCAAAATGGATTGCCGTATTGATGTCGGTATTGGTTTCTTTTTCGCTTTATGCCGCAGGAAGCCAGGAGACATCAAAAGATGAAAATGTTCTTGTCGTCGTGAACTGGAAGGATTACGGATCCGACAGTGAAAAGGTCATTCGTCATTTCGAAGAGTCCTATGGCTGTAAAATCGTACACGAATATATGGCCTCGGAGGAAGAACTTCTTACCAAACTTCGAACAGGTGGAATAGGGAAATTCGATGTGGTTCTGCCAAACGCTTCGGTCCTTCCCATGGCGATCAACGAAGGGCTTATCGAAGCGATAGACACATCAAAACTGGACAACTATGGCGATGTGTTTGCAAAGTTCAGACAACTCCCTGAAAATTCCAAAAACGGGAAGCTCTATGCGGTTCCTTGGGTATGGGGTTCTACGGCCATTGCCTACAACAGCGATATGATACAGGAAAAGGTTGATACCATCTCGGTGCTCTGGGACCAGAACTATGCAGGAAAGATTGCCTTTCGGGACGATTACAACGATGCTGTCATGACTGCCGCAATCATCCTCGGCCAGGATCCAAATCATCCCTCCGACTTAGAGGCGATCAAGGCAAAACTTATCGCACAAAAGCCCCTGAACAGAACCTACTGGAAGACTGGTGATGAATTCTCAAAGCTCTTTGCAAACAAGCAGATCGCCGTCGGCATGATGTGGAGCGGTCAGGCAGCTGCCATGAAGCTCAACGGAGAACCTATCGAATACGTGATTCCCAAAGAGGGGGCAATCGGCTGGGTCGACAACTGGGCGATCGTGAAAGATGCCCCCCACAAGGATATGGCCTATGCATTCATCAACTACATGATCGGAGAGGCGTTTCAGAAGGCATGGGTTACCAGCGGAGGCCCGGCACCTGTCAATCAGCGAGTTGCAGAGGAGTTGGATCCGCAGTTTGTGAAGGAGAACAATCTTGGAGAAGATGCGATCAATAAGCTCTTCTTCATCGCCTACCGGGACAACAGCACAAAGACCGAGTGGAATGAGCTGTGGCAGGAGGTCAAGGCCAAGTAA